Proteins from a single region of Anastrepha ludens isolate Willacy chromosome 5, idAnaLude1.1, whole genome shotgun sequence:
- the LOC128863566 gene encoding uncharacterized protein LOC128863566, with product MKIETFDYILDKIGVKLNKNWTNFIKVPVTSCERLIVTLRYLATGASFASLAFSFRLGRSTVGLIVKETTQTLWEELFPVHMPPPTKKHLEEVAAQYWNLWNFPNCIGAIDGKHIRIKCPASSGSMFYNYKHFFSIVLQGISDANCKFIAIEVGGYGKQSDGGTFSSSQIYKLLKTGELQVPRSTNLPNTNQTLPYVFLGDEAYPLLECLLRPYSRKDCTEDHEYFNARLSRARKCIECAFGLINAKFRVLWKPIETDPSLAEVIIKAICLLHNIIIDREQGEFITGDSKHI from the exons atgaaaattgaaacatttgatTACATTCTGGACAAGATAGGtgtgaaactaaacaaaaactggacaaattttattaaggtgCCAGTAACTTCTTGCGAAAGATTGATAGTGACTCTGag ATATTTGGCTACTGGTGCATCGTTTGCGTCGCTGGCTTTTTCGTTTAGACTTGGCAGATCAACTGTTGGACTAATTGTTAAAGAAACAACTCAAACGCTATGGGAGGAGTTATTTCCTGTCCATATGCCGCCGCCAACTAAAAAACACTTGGAAGAAGTTGCAGCGCAATACTGGAATTTATGGAACTTCCCAAATTGCATTGGTGCTATTGATGGAAAGCACATACGTATCAAGTGTCCAGCAAGTTCTGGCTCAATGTTTTataattacaaacattttttttccattgtGTTACAAGGTATTTCCGATGCCAACTGCAAATTTATTGCGATCGAAGTTGGAGGGTATGGAAAGCAAAGTGATGGTGGTACTTTCAGTTCTTctcaaatttataaacttttaaaaactgGGGAACTACAGGTACCGCGAAGCACAAATCTACCAAATACTAATCAAACTTTGCCATATGTGTTTCTTGGTGATGAAGCCTATCCCCTTTTGGAATGTTTATTACGGCCATATAGCAGAAAAGACTGCACTGAAGACCACGAGTATTTTAATGCGCGCCTTTCAAGGGCTAGAAAGTGCATTGAATGCGCTTTTGGACTTATAAATGCCAAATTTAGAGTTCTATGGAAACCGATAGAAACCGATCCTTCCCTTGCCGAAGTAATTATTAAGGCAATTTGCCTACTGCACAATATTATCATTGATCGagagcaaggcgaatttattacaggtgacagcaaacacatataa
- the LOC128864003 gene encoding NADH dehydrogenase [ubiquinone] flavoprotein 1, mitochondrial, translating into MVGALVRINFLQKHFACSSLPVVAQRRLQGTAAPPPGTPPPQTRTKFGSLADQDRIFTNLYGRHDWRLKGALKRGDWYKTKEILLKGSDWIINELKTSGLRGRGGAGFPSGMKWSFMNKPSDGRPKYLVVNADEGEPGTCKDREIMRHDPHKLVEGCLVAGLAMGARAAYIYIRGEFYNEASNMQLAIAEAYQAGLIGKNACGSGYDFDVFMHRGAGAYICGEETALIESLEGKQGKPRLKPPFPADVGVFGCPTTVNNVETIAVAPTIMRRGGAWFASFGRTRNSGTKLFNISGHVNKPCTIEEEMSIPLKELIERHAGGIRGGWDNLLGVIPGGSSTPVIPKKVCDDVLMDFDGLIAAQTSLGTAALIVMDKSTDIIKAIERLTAFYRHESCGQCTPCREGIIWMHKIMKRFVAGNGQPEEIDMLWEISKQIEGHTICALADGAAWPVQGLIRHFRPEIEERMKKYANRAIN; encoded by the exons ATGGTTGGGGCGCTAGTGAggataaattttcttcaaaaacattttg CATGTTCCAGTCTGCCTGTTGTAGCACAACGCCGTTTACAGGGCACGGCTGCGCCGCCGCCAGGAACACCACCTCCGCAAACAAGAACTAAGTTTGGTTCACTGGCCGATCAAGACcgtattttcacaaatttgtatGGACGTCATGATTGGCGTCTAAAAGGAGCACTTAAACGTGGTGATTGGTATAAGACAAAGGAAATCTTGTTGAAGGGATCTGATTGGATAATCAATGAATTGAAAACATCTGGTCTTCGTGGACGCGGAGGTGCCGGCTTTCCTTCTGGTATGAAATGGTCTTTTATGAATAAACCATCGGATGGACGTCCCAAATACTTGGTTGTGAACGCTGATGAAG GAGAGCCAGGTACATGCAAAGATCGTGAAATTATGCGCCATGATCCTCATAAGCTGGTTGAAGGTTGCTTAGTTGCTGGCCTTGCGATGGGCGCACGTGCTGCCTACATATATATTCGCGGTGAATTCTACAATGAGGCTTCCAACATGCAGTTGGCTATCGCCGAAGCATATCAAGCCGgtttaattggaaaaaatgcttGCGGCTCTGGATATGATTTCGATGTATTCATGCATCGAGGTGCAGGCGCTTATATTTGTGGCGAAGAAACTGCATTAATTGAATCGCTTGAAGGCAAGCAAGGAAAACCTCGACTAAAGCCCCCATTTCCagctgatgttggtgtgtttgGGTGCCCCACCACTGTAAATAATGTGGAGACTATAGCAGTTGCTCCTACAATAATGCGACGAGGAGGTGCTTGGTTTGCAAGTTTTGGCCGTACTCGTAACTCgggaacaaaattatttaatatttctggtCATGTCAACAAGCCATGtacaattgaagaggaaatGTCGATCCCACTCAAGGAATTAATTGAACGTCATGCTGGTGGCATTCGAGGTGGATGGGATAACTTACTTGGTGTAATTCCCGGAGGCTCATCTACACCCGTAATCCCCAAAAAAGTTTGTGACGATGTGTTAATGGATTTTGATGGTCTAATTGCTGCTCAGACTTCATTGGGAACAGCTGCGCTTATAGTTATGGATAAGTCTACAGACATCATTAAGGCCATTGAACGTTTGACTGCGTTCTATCGTCACGAAAGCTGTGGGCAATGTACACCATGTCGCGAGGGTATTATATGGATGCATAAAATAATGAAGCG TTTTGTTGCCGGCAATGGTCAACCCGAGGAAATTGATATGCTATGGGAGATATCCAAACAAATTGAGGGTCATACAATTTGTGCTTTAGCTGATGGTGCCGCTTGGCCTGTACAAGGACTTATACGGCATTTCCGACCTGAAATAGAAGAGCGAATGAAGAAATATGCTAATAGAGCAATTAACtaa
- the LOC128863095 gene encoding E3 ubiquitin-protein ligase PPP1R11, giving the protein MEAIAGRDSATEIVVVNDAPSADVLDSAPVLRLRLKKPKPDRQVAWREGTVDNEDMGKKKSKCCCIYKKPLNFGESSSSDDEECEHCFGHPEKRRKNLNQHKTHEHKDLVGDDGNPSSQ; this is encoded by the exons ATGGAAGCGATCGCTGGTCGTGACTCTGCAACTGAGATTGTTGTAGTAAATGATGCACCCTCTGCAGATGTATTAGAT tCAGCACCAGTTCTCCGCCTACGGTTAAAAAAACCCAAACCGGACCGACAAGTTGCCTGGCGTGAAGGCACAGTGGATAACGAAGATATGGGAAAGAAAAAATCCAAGT GTTgctgtatatataaaaaacctTTAAATTTCGGCGAAAGCTCTTCTTCAGACGATGAGGAATGTGAACACTGTTTTGGCCATCCtgaaaaacgtcgaaaaaatttaaatcaacatAAAACTCATGAACACAAAGACCTCG TAGGTGACGATGGAAACCCATCTTCTCAATAG
- the LOC128863094 gene encoding F-box/WD repeat-containing protein 5 isoform X1, translating to MDDNSGILSEALEKSEIDSIDDDDSFGCAIGIEELKWWSIPEPILFRIYWMLPIKDLLNAGATCKRWHNLANDELMWKRKFLLHYNVDSTLRLKPGAESWKSEYKRLSWNIPYVQAQRIEGHTHQVLHVSFSHNGEMFATCSKDGYVIVWNSIHPCTERYSHNMKQFSWKYTQYSQFNQSDTLLLVSGVHFGSPHSTSGEIAVFTVDGKDESRLRCRVVNRPYDIFGTWFSDQYLISGDLHWLAHLLSYSELWLNKANQEVDSEHVPIMNKLYKFYNRNASSVRAIMVAKCPWLDDSNDPLTENNASNNLKQTSSDFVDIDETKPSSSSSVGNPLSHAATLRRSQRSASPENLLDILQQTSSTSNRTVGSVKIALNHNDATIRYLDEYRREYPTENENGNSSDDSDGMECSDDYDDEMESAVPKYLIFSTGSKTYTPHQIGIKRIKNVTFPKKLDPGPSLKERIAAKKAAERENQLRADPDWWDYESVAHLFDNVDKVIDLHGHIIGMALSPDHRYLYVNTRPWPKNYIITNALEPPPIAQEIDIHVIDLMTLKRVGNMLRAHKAYTPSTECFFIFLDVSENYVGSGAEDMHAYLWDRFYGICLTKYRHADVVNSVAFNPRDPEMLVTTSDDYTIKIWRSRAKAKEYNIEPSNTSEVFELKKRFV from the exons ATGGATGACAATAGTGGCATATTGTCCGAGGCTCTCGAAAAAAGCGAAATCGACAGTATTGACGATGATGATAGTTTTGGATGCGCTATTGGAATAGAGGAGTTAAAATGGTGGTCCATACCAGAGCCAATACTATTTCGGATATATTGGATGTTACCAATAAAAGACTTACTAAATGCCGGAGCCACATGCAAGCGCTGGCACAATCTAGCAAATGACGAGCTCATGTGGAAGCGGAAATTTTTGCTGCATTATAATGTAGATTCGACGTTAAGACTCAAGCCAG GAGCAGAGTCGTGGAAAAGTGAATATAAACGTCTGAGCTGGAATATACCCTATGTACAAGCACAGCGTATTGAAGGCCATACACATCAGGTACTCCATGTGAGCTTCTCACACAACGGTGAAATGTTTGCTACTTGCTCTAAAGATGGTTACGTAATC GTCTGGAACTCAATTCATCCTTGTACAGAAAGGTACTCTCACAACATGAAACAATTCAGCTGGAAATATACGCAATATTCGCAATTCAACCAAAGTGACACACTACTTCTCGTATCCGGCGTTCATTTCGGATCGCCGCACAGTACATCGGGTGAAATTGCTGTGTTTACGGTAGACGGCAAAG ATGAATCACGTTTACGGTGCCGTGTGGTAAATCGTCCGTACGACATATTCGGTACATGGTTCAGCGATCAATATTTAATATCGGGAGATTTGCATTGGCTCGCGCATCTTCTAAGCTATTCTGAGCTATGGCTAAACAAAGCCAATCAAGAAGTTGATTCCGAGCACGTACCAATAATGAACAAGTTGTATAAGTTCTATAATAGAAATGCAAGTTCCGTACGGGCCATAATGGTTGCCAAGTGTCCATGGTTAGACGATTCGAATGATCCCTTGACCGAGAACAATGCATCCAACAATTTGAAACAGACTTCCAGTGACTTCGTTGATATAGATGAAACAAAGCCATCATCTTCTAGTTCTGTAGGGAATCCACTCTCACATGCAGCCACATTGCGTCGATCGCAGCGTAGCGCATCGCCCGAAAACCTATTGGATATTCTTCAACAGACTTCATCGACCTCAAATAGAACGGTTGGGTCCGTAAAAATTGCGCTTAATCATAACGATGCGACTATTCGATATTTAGATGAATATCGGCGTGAATACCCAACGGAAAATGAGAATGGGAATTCATCAGACGACTCTGATGGAATGGAGTGTTCAGATGATTATGACGACGAAATGGAGAGCGCTGTCCCTAAATACTTAATATTCTCTACAGGCTCGAAAACATATACTCCACATCAAATTGGAATAAAGCGTATAAAAAATGTGACATTTCCAAAGAAACTCGACCCAGGACCTTCGCTAAAAGAAAGAATAGCTGCCAAAAAAGCTGCAGAAAGAGAA AACCAACTACGGGCGGATCCCGATTGGTGGGATTACGAGTCAGTTGCTCACTTATTTGACAATGTAGATAAAGTAATAGACTTACATGGGCACATAATTGGTATGGCGTTAAGTCCTGATCATCGTTATTTATATGTGAATACACGACCTTGGCCGAAGAATTATATTATAACTAATGCGCTGGAGCCACCGCCTATTGCACAGGAAATTGACATTCATGTTATTGATTTGATGACGCTTAAACGTGTTGGTAACATGCTTCGTGCTCATAAAGCCTATACACCAAGCAccgaatgtttttttatatttctcgaCGTAAGTGAAAATTATGTCGGAag CGGAGCAGAAGATATGCATGCTTACCTTTGGGATCGGTTTTATGGTATATGCCTTACCAAGTATAGACATGCGGACGTAGTGAATAGCGTAGCATTCAACCCTCGCGACCCAGAGATGCTTGTTACTACTAGTGATGATTACACTATTAAG ATTTGGAGGTCCCGGGCAAAAGCAAAGGAATACAATATCGAACCTTCGAATACATCCGAAGTATTCGAACTAAAGAAACGTTTTGTATAA
- the LOC128863094 gene encoding F-box/WD repeat-containing protein 5 isoform X3, whose translation MDDNSGILSEALEKSEIDSIDDDDSFGCAIGIEELKWWSIPEPILFRIYWMLPIKDLLNAGATCKRWHNLANDELMWKRKFLLHYNVDSTLRLKPGAESWKSEYKRLSWNIPYVQAQRIEGHTHQVLHVSFSHNGEMFATCSKDGYVIVWNSIHPCTERYSHNMKQFSWKYTQYSQFNQSDTLLLVSGVHFGSPHSTSGEIAVFTVDGKDESRLRCRVVNRPYDIFGTWFSDQYLISGDLHWLAHLLSYSELWLNKANQEVDSEHVPIMNKLYKFYNRNASSVRAIMVAKCPWLDDSNDPLTENNASNNLKQTSSDFVDIDETKPSSSSSVGNPLSHAATLRRSQRSASPENLLDILQQTSSTSNRTVGSVKIALNHNDATIRYLDEYRREYPTENENGNSSDDSDGMECSDDYDDEMESAVPKYLIFSTGSKTYTPHQIGIKRIKNVTFPKKLDPGPSLKERIAAKKAAERENQLRADPDWWDYESVAHLFDNVDKVIDLHGHIIGMALSPDHRYLYVNTRPWPKNYIITNALEPPPIAQEIDIHVIDLMTLKRVGNMLRAHKAYTPSTECFFIFLDRSRRYACLPLGSVLWYMPYQV comes from the exons ATGGATGACAATAGTGGCATATTGTCCGAGGCTCTCGAAAAAAGCGAAATCGACAGTATTGACGATGATGATAGTTTTGGATGCGCTATTGGAATAGAGGAGTTAAAATGGTGGTCCATACCAGAGCCAATACTATTTCGGATATATTGGATGTTACCAATAAAAGACTTACTAAATGCCGGAGCCACATGCAAGCGCTGGCACAATCTAGCAAATGACGAGCTCATGTGGAAGCGGAAATTTTTGCTGCATTATAATGTAGATTCGACGTTAAGACTCAAGCCAG GAGCAGAGTCGTGGAAAAGTGAATATAAACGTCTGAGCTGGAATATACCCTATGTACAAGCACAGCGTATTGAAGGCCATACACATCAGGTACTCCATGTGAGCTTCTCACACAACGGTGAAATGTTTGCTACTTGCTCTAAAGATGGTTACGTAATC GTCTGGAACTCAATTCATCCTTGTACAGAAAGGTACTCTCACAACATGAAACAATTCAGCTGGAAATATACGCAATATTCGCAATTCAACCAAAGTGACACACTACTTCTCGTATCCGGCGTTCATTTCGGATCGCCGCACAGTACATCGGGTGAAATTGCTGTGTTTACGGTAGACGGCAAAG ATGAATCACGTTTACGGTGCCGTGTGGTAAATCGTCCGTACGACATATTCGGTACATGGTTCAGCGATCAATATTTAATATCGGGAGATTTGCATTGGCTCGCGCATCTTCTAAGCTATTCTGAGCTATGGCTAAACAAAGCCAATCAAGAAGTTGATTCCGAGCACGTACCAATAATGAACAAGTTGTATAAGTTCTATAATAGAAATGCAAGTTCCGTACGGGCCATAATGGTTGCCAAGTGTCCATGGTTAGACGATTCGAATGATCCCTTGACCGAGAACAATGCATCCAACAATTTGAAACAGACTTCCAGTGACTTCGTTGATATAGATGAAACAAAGCCATCATCTTCTAGTTCTGTAGGGAATCCACTCTCACATGCAGCCACATTGCGTCGATCGCAGCGTAGCGCATCGCCCGAAAACCTATTGGATATTCTTCAACAGACTTCATCGACCTCAAATAGAACGGTTGGGTCCGTAAAAATTGCGCTTAATCATAACGATGCGACTATTCGATATTTAGATGAATATCGGCGTGAATACCCAACGGAAAATGAGAATGGGAATTCATCAGACGACTCTGATGGAATGGAGTGTTCAGATGATTATGACGACGAAATGGAGAGCGCTGTCCCTAAATACTTAATATTCTCTACAGGCTCGAAAACATATACTCCACATCAAATTGGAATAAAGCGTATAAAAAATGTGACATTTCCAAAGAAACTCGACCCAGGACCTTCGCTAAAAGAAAGAATAGCTGCCAAAAAAGCTGCAGAAAGAGAA AACCAACTACGGGCGGATCCCGATTGGTGGGATTACGAGTCAGTTGCTCACTTATTTGACAATGTAGATAAAGTAATAGACTTACATGGGCACATAATTGGTATGGCGTTAAGTCCTGATCATCGTTATTTATATGTGAATACACGACCTTGGCCGAAGAATTATATTATAACTAATGCGCTGGAGCCACCGCCTATTGCACAGGAAATTGACATTCATGTTATTGATTTGATGACGCTTAAACGTGTTGGTAACATGCTTCGTGCTCATAAAGCCTATACACCAAGCAccgaatgtttttttatatttctcgaC CGGAGCAGAAGATATGCATGCTTACCTTTGGGATCGGTTTTATGGTATATGCCTTACCAAGTATAG
- the LOC128863094 gene encoding F-box/WD repeat-containing protein 5 isoform X2 has product MDDNSGILSEALEKSEIDSIDDDDSFGCAIGIEELKWWSIPEPILFRIYWMLPIKDLLNAGATCKRWHNLANDELMWKRKFLLHYNVDSTLRLKPGAESWKSEYKRLSWNIPYVQAQRIEGHTHQVLHVSFSHNGEMFATCSKDGYVIVWNSIHPCTERYSHNMKQFSWKYTQYSQFNQSDTLLLVSGVHFGSPHSTSGEIAVFTVDGKDESRLRCRVVNRPYDIFGTWFSDQYLISGDLHWLAHLLSYSELWLNKANQEVDSEHVPIMNKLYKFYNRNASSVRAIMVAKCPWLDDSNDPLTENNASNNLKQTSSDFVDIDETKPSSSSSVGNPLSHAATLRRSQRSASPENLLDILQQTSSTSNRTVGSVKIALNHNDATIRYLDEYRREYPTENENGNSSDDSDGMECSDDYDDEMESAVPKYLIFSTGSKTYTPHQIGIKRIKNVTFPKKLDPGPSLKERIAAKKAAERENQLRADPDWWDYESVAHLFDNVDKVIDLHGHIIGMALSPDHRYLYVNTRPWPKNYIITNALEPPPIAQEIDIHVIDLMTLKRVGNMLRAHKAYTPSTECFFIFLDVSENYVGRRYACLPLGSVLWYMPYQV; this is encoded by the exons ATGGATGACAATAGTGGCATATTGTCCGAGGCTCTCGAAAAAAGCGAAATCGACAGTATTGACGATGATGATAGTTTTGGATGCGCTATTGGAATAGAGGAGTTAAAATGGTGGTCCATACCAGAGCCAATACTATTTCGGATATATTGGATGTTACCAATAAAAGACTTACTAAATGCCGGAGCCACATGCAAGCGCTGGCACAATCTAGCAAATGACGAGCTCATGTGGAAGCGGAAATTTTTGCTGCATTATAATGTAGATTCGACGTTAAGACTCAAGCCAG GAGCAGAGTCGTGGAAAAGTGAATATAAACGTCTGAGCTGGAATATACCCTATGTACAAGCACAGCGTATTGAAGGCCATACACATCAGGTACTCCATGTGAGCTTCTCACACAACGGTGAAATGTTTGCTACTTGCTCTAAAGATGGTTACGTAATC GTCTGGAACTCAATTCATCCTTGTACAGAAAGGTACTCTCACAACATGAAACAATTCAGCTGGAAATATACGCAATATTCGCAATTCAACCAAAGTGACACACTACTTCTCGTATCCGGCGTTCATTTCGGATCGCCGCACAGTACATCGGGTGAAATTGCTGTGTTTACGGTAGACGGCAAAG ATGAATCACGTTTACGGTGCCGTGTGGTAAATCGTCCGTACGACATATTCGGTACATGGTTCAGCGATCAATATTTAATATCGGGAGATTTGCATTGGCTCGCGCATCTTCTAAGCTATTCTGAGCTATGGCTAAACAAAGCCAATCAAGAAGTTGATTCCGAGCACGTACCAATAATGAACAAGTTGTATAAGTTCTATAATAGAAATGCAAGTTCCGTACGGGCCATAATGGTTGCCAAGTGTCCATGGTTAGACGATTCGAATGATCCCTTGACCGAGAACAATGCATCCAACAATTTGAAACAGACTTCCAGTGACTTCGTTGATATAGATGAAACAAAGCCATCATCTTCTAGTTCTGTAGGGAATCCACTCTCACATGCAGCCACATTGCGTCGATCGCAGCGTAGCGCATCGCCCGAAAACCTATTGGATATTCTTCAACAGACTTCATCGACCTCAAATAGAACGGTTGGGTCCGTAAAAATTGCGCTTAATCATAACGATGCGACTATTCGATATTTAGATGAATATCGGCGTGAATACCCAACGGAAAATGAGAATGGGAATTCATCAGACGACTCTGATGGAATGGAGTGTTCAGATGATTATGACGACGAAATGGAGAGCGCTGTCCCTAAATACTTAATATTCTCTACAGGCTCGAAAACATATACTCCACATCAAATTGGAATAAAGCGTATAAAAAATGTGACATTTCCAAAGAAACTCGACCCAGGACCTTCGCTAAAAGAAAGAATAGCTGCCAAAAAAGCTGCAGAAAGAGAA AACCAACTACGGGCGGATCCCGATTGGTGGGATTACGAGTCAGTTGCTCACTTATTTGACAATGTAGATAAAGTAATAGACTTACATGGGCACATAATTGGTATGGCGTTAAGTCCTGATCATCGTTATTTATATGTGAATACACGACCTTGGCCGAAGAATTATATTATAACTAATGCGCTGGAGCCACCGCCTATTGCACAGGAAATTGACATTCATGTTATTGATTTGATGACGCTTAAACGTGTTGGTAACATGCTTCGTGCTCATAAAGCCTATACACCAAGCAccgaatgtttttttatatttctcgaCGTAAGTGAAAATTATGTCGGAag AAGATATGCATGCTTACCTTTGGGATCGGTTTTATGGTATATGCCTTACCAAGTATAG
- the LOC128863094 gene encoding F-box/WD repeat-containing protein 5 isoform X4 translates to MDDNSGILSEALEKSEIDSIDDDDSFGCAIGIEELKWWSIPEPILFRIYWMLPIKDLLNAGATCKRWHNLANDELMWKRKFLLHYNVDSTLRLKPGAESWKSEYKRLSWNIPYVQAQRIEGHTHQVLHVSFSHNGEMFATCSKDGYVIVWNSIHPCTERYSHNMKQFSWKYTQYSQFNQSDTLLLVSGVHFGSPHSTSGEIAVFTVDGKDESRLRCRVVNRPYDIFGTWFSDQYLISGDLHWLAHLLSYSELWLNKANQEVDSEHVPIMNKLYKFYNRNASSVRAIMVAKCPWLDDSNDPLTENNASNNLKQTSSDFVDIDETKPSSSSSVGNPLSHAATLRRSQRSASPENLLDILQQTSSTSNRTVGSVKIALNHNDATIRYLDEYRREYPTENENGNSSDDSDGMECSDDYDDEMESAVPKYLIFSTGSKTYTPHQIGIKRIKNVTFPKKLDPGPSLKERIAAKKAAERENQLRADPDWWDYESVAHLFDNVDKVIDLHGHIIGMALSPDHRYLYVNTRPWPKNYIITNALEPPPIAQEIDIHVIDLMTLKRVGNMLRAHKAYTPSTECFFIFLDCL, encoded by the exons ATGGATGACAATAGTGGCATATTGTCCGAGGCTCTCGAAAAAAGCGAAATCGACAGTATTGACGATGATGATAGTTTTGGATGCGCTATTGGAATAGAGGAGTTAAAATGGTGGTCCATACCAGAGCCAATACTATTTCGGATATATTGGATGTTACCAATAAAAGACTTACTAAATGCCGGAGCCACATGCAAGCGCTGGCACAATCTAGCAAATGACGAGCTCATGTGGAAGCGGAAATTTTTGCTGCATTATAATGTAGATTCGACGTTAAGACTCAAGCCAG GAGCAGAGTCGTGGAAAAGTGAATATAAACGTCTGAGCTGGAATATACCCTATGTACAAGCACAGCGTATTGAAGGCCATACACATCAGGTACTCCATGTGAGCTTCTCACACAACGGTGAAATGTTTGCTACTTGCTCTAAAGATGGTTACGTAATC GTCTGGAACTCAATTCATCCTTGTACAGAAAGGTACTCTCACAACATGAAACAATTCAGCTGGAAATATACGCAATATTCGCAATTCAACCAAAGTGACACACTACTTCTCGTATCCGGCGTTCATTTCGGATCGCCGCACAGTACATCGGGTGAAATTGCTGTGTTTACGGTAGACGGCAAAG ATGAATCACGTTTACGGTGCCGTGTGGTAAATCGTCCGTACGACATATTCGGTACATGGTTCAGCGATCAATATTTAATATCGGGAGATTTGCATTGGCTCGCGCATCTTCTAAGCTATTCTGAGCTATGGCTAAACAAAGCCAATCAAGAAGTTGATTCCGAGCACGTACCAATAATGAACAAGTTGTATAAGTTCTATAATAGAAATGCAAGTTCCGTACGGGCCATAATGGTTGCCAAGTGTCCATGGTTAGACGATTCGAATGATCCCTTGACCGAGAACAATGCATCCAACAATTTGAAACAGACTTCCAGTGACTTCGTTGATATAGATGAAACAAAGCCATCATCTTCTAGTTCTGTAGGGAATCCACTCTCACATGCAGCCACATTGCGTCGATCGCAGCGTAGCGCATCGCCCGAAAACCTATTGGATATTCTTCAACAGACTTCATCGACCTCAAATAGAACGGTTGGGTCCGTAAAAATTGCGCTTAATCATAACGATGCGACTATTCGATATTTAGATGAATATCGGCGTGAATACCCAACGGAAAATGAGAATGGGAATTCATCAGACGACTCTGATGGAATGGAGTGTTCAGATGATTATGACGACGAAATGGAGAGCGCTGTCCCTAAATACTTAATATTCTCTACAGGCTCGAAAACATATACTCCACATCAAATTGGAATAAAGCGTATAAAAAATGTGACATTTCCAAAGAAACTCGACCCAGGACCTTCGCTAAAAGAAAGAATAGCTGCCAAAAAAGCTGCAGAAAGAGAA AACCAACTACGGGCGGATCCCGATTGGTGGGATTACGAGTCAGTTGCTCACTTATTTGACAATGTAGATAAAGTAATAGACTTACATGGGCACATAATTGGTATGGCGTTAAGTCCTGATCATCGTTATTTATATGTGAATACACGACCTTGGCCGAAGAATTATATTATAACTAATGCGCTGGAGCCACCGCCTATTGCACAGGAAATTGACATTCATGTTATTGATTTGATGACGCTTAAACGTGTTGGTAACATGCTTCGTGCTCATAAAGCCTATACACCAAGCAccgaatgtttttttatatttctcgaC TGCTTATAA